A genome region from Mugil cephalus isolate CIBA_MC_2020 chromosome 13, CIBA_Mcephalus_1.1, whole genome shotgun sequence includes the following:
- the bora gene encoding protein aurora borealis isoform X2, translating into MGDHVEIQITPETPGRPSIRNPFESPNDYHHLREPLVPSPSIFKSKSCKATPPKFHWSIEEMASLLPVDIDPEEIQRQSFYLSQTRTDSDIEEKRQHAIEQFFTKGTIVPSPWAAPDIRKAPQISKKSLMIAEEPEKISVACQTTLSLPLAFDLEKVLGDYYRCEEACDAVQESLSSSSLRRKLFLDGQGSYSGSDGSNPPSPEREHARQERSSYSRTEGAIGGVEGSEGEAISSIFSSPLPRGTSAPTPSTGQFSSSPIQHGHYQDCSLGSISSPLFPGGSSPAGIVSPKISPIFAHAAHTPIGSETKQPNSLTPHSVPPGLVTSCNASPFVEGCSPIRSCSPHHLHFHKESHHTSRHKSRPKVRYWTSPPLISPILNPKLEDNHEAEEPLPSCSFLPAMELDPSSPLPRDAHSADTERVGLDTMELVKMDEGKDSGMEGRLEDEVDDDDDDNNNNGGRPLELLTSSRMGNVSATESSQMFFSLLTEGSSIRYDSSMQVDSGYNTTSAGTASLIDGLSSDCHSKESFSSNLAEEGFQITRHTKVKVFYPHH; encoded by the exons ATGGGAGACCATGTGGAGATTCAGATCACCCCAGAGACTCCAGGTAGACCTTCCATTAGAAACCCCTTTGAAAGTCCCAATGACTACCACCATCTCCGTGAACCCCTGGTGCCAAGTCCATCTATCTTCAAATCCAAGTCCTGTAAAGCT ACTCCTCCCAAGTTTCACTGGTCTATTGAAGAAATGGCTAGTCTTCTGCCAGTTGACATAGACCCGGAGGAAATCCAGCGACAGTCGTTTTACCTCAGCCAGACAAG GACGGACTCTGACATTGAGGAAAAGCGTCAGCATGCTATTGAGCAG TTTTTTACCAAAGGAACCATCGTGCCCTCCCCGTGGGCAGCACCAGACATCCGTAAAGCCCCTCAGATCAGTAAAAAAA GTTTAATGATTGCAGAGGAGCCTGAAAAAATCTCAG TTGCCTGTCAGACAACCCTTTCTTTGCCTTTGGCTTTTGATTTGGAGAAAGTTCTAG GAGATTATTACCGTTGTGAGGAAGCGTGTGATGCTGTTCAGGAAAGTCTTAGTTCCTCCTCACTGAGACGAAAACTCTTCCTCGATGGCCAGGGCAGTTATAGTGGCTCTGACGGCTCTAATCCGCCAAGCCCAGAGAGAGAACACGCCAGACAGGAAAGGTCATCTTACAGCAGAACAGAGGGAGCCATAGGAGGAGTTGAAGGATCTGAAGGAGAAGCTATATCATCTATCTTTTCCTCCCCTTTGCCCCGTGGCACATCGGCTCCTACTCCTTCTACG GGTCAATTTTCATCCAGTCCCATCCAGCATGGCCACTATCAAGACTGCAGCCTCGGGAGCATCAGTAGTCCTCTGTTTCCTGGTGGGTCGTCTCCTGCTGGCATCGTCTCCCCTAAAATTTCTCCCATCTTTgcacatgcagcacacacaccGATTGGCTCag AGACAAAGCAGCCAAACAGCTTGACCCCACACAGCGTTCCCCCAGGTCTTGTCACTTCCTGCAATGCGAGTCCATTCGTCGAAGGTTGCTCCCCCATTCGTAGCTGCTCCCCGCATCATCTCCATTTCCACAAGGAGTCCCATCACACCTCACGACACAAGTCCAGGCCCAAAGTCCGCTACTGGacctcccctcctctcattTCCCCGATCCTCAACCCTAAGCTTGAGGACAATCACGAGGCTGAAGAACCGCTTCCCTCCTGCTCTTTTCTCCCCGCTATGGAACTAGATCCATCGTCGCCACTGCCCCGGGATGCTCACTCTGCTGACACTGAGAGAGTAGGTCTGGATACTATGGAACTTGTGAAAATGGACGAGGGTAAAGACAGCGGAATGGAAGGGAGGCTGGAGGACGAGgtggacgacgacgacgacgacaacaacaacaacggtgGAAGACCTTTGGAGCTACTGACCAGCTCTCGTATGGGCAATGTGTCAGCAACAGAAAGCTCtcagatgtttttctctcttctgaCAGAGGGAAGCAGCATACGCTATGATTCTAGCATGCAG GTGGACAGCGGCTACAACACAACCTCAGCAGGCACCGCCAGCCTTATTGATGGCCTCAGCTCTGACTGTCACAGCAAAGAGTCCTTCAGTTCAAACCTGGCAGAAGAAGGCTTCCAGATCACTCGACACACTAAAGTAAAG GTGTTTTATCCTCATCACTGA
- the bora gene encoding protein aurora borealis isoform X1 encodes MGDHVEIQITPETPGRPSIRNPFESPNDYHHLREPLVPSPSIFKSKSCKATPPKFHWSIEEMASLLPVDIDPEEIQRQSFYLSQTRTDSDIEEKRQHAIEQFFTKGTIVPSPWAAPDIRKAPQISKKSLMIAEEPEKISVACQTTLSLPLAFDLEKVLGDYYRCEEACDAVQESLSSSSLRRKLFLDGQGSYSGSDGSNPPSPEREHARQERSSYSRTEGAIGGVEGSEGEAISSIFSSPLPRGTSAPTPSTGQFSSSPIQHGHYQDCSLGSISSPLFPGGSSPAGIVSPKISPIFAHAAHTPIGSAETKQPNSLTPHSVPPGLVTSCNASPFVEGCSPIRSCSPHHLHFHKESHHTSRHKSRPKVRYWTSPPLISPILNPKLEDNHEAEEPLPSCSFLPAMELDPSSPLPRDAHSADTERVGLDTMELVKMDEGKDSGMEGRLEDEVDDDDDDNNNNGGRPLELLTSSRMGNVSATESSQMFFSLLTEGSSIRYDSSMQVDSGYNTTSAGTASLIDGLSSDCHSKESFSSNLAEEGFQITRHTKVKVFYPHH; translated from the exons ATGGGAGACCATGTGGAGATTCAGATCACCCCAGAGACTCCAGGTAGACCTTCCATTAGAAACCCCTTTGAAAGTCCCAATGACTACCACCATCTCCGTGAACCCCTGGTGCCAAGTCCATCTATCTTCAAATCCAAGTCCTGTAAAGCT ACTCCTCCCAAGTTTCACTGGTCTATTGAAGAAATGGCTAGTCTTCTGCCAGTTGACATAGACCCGGAGGAAATCCAGCGACAGTCGTTTTACCTCAGCCAGACAAG GACGGACTCTGACATTGAGGAAAAGCGTCAGCATGCTATTGAGCAG TTTTTTACCAAAGGAACCATCGTGCCCTCCCCGTGGGCAGCACCAGACATCCGTAAAGCCCCTCAGATCAGTAAAAAAA GTTTAATGATTGCAGAGGAGCCTGAAAAAATCTCAG TTGCCTGTCAGACAACCCTTTCTTTGCCTTTGGCTTTTGATTTGGAGAAAGTTCTAG GAGATTATTACCGTTGTGAGGAAGCGTGTGATGCTGTTCAGGAAAGTCTTAGTTCCTCCTCACTGAGACGAAAACTCTTCCTCGATGGCCAGGGCAGTTATAGTGGCTCTGACGGCTCTAATCCGCCAAGCCCAGAGAGAGAACACGCCAGACAGGAAAGGTCATCTTACAGCAGAACAGAGGGAGCCATAGGAGGAGTTGAAGGATCTGAAGGAGAAGCTATATCATCTATCTTTTCCTCCCCTTTGCCCCGTGGCACATCGGCTCCTACTCCTTCTACG GGTCAATTTTCATCCAGTCCCATCCAGCATGGCCACTATCAAGACTGCAGCCTCGGGAGCATCAGTAGTCCTCTGTTTCCTGGTGGGTCGTCTCCTGCTGGCATCGTCTCCCCTAAAATTTCTCCCATCTTTgcacatgcagcacacacaccGATTGGCTCag CAGAGACAAAGCAGCCAAACAGCTTGACCCCACACAGCGTTCCCCCAGGTCTTGTCACTTCCTGCAATGCGAGTCCATTCGTCGAAGGTTGCTCCCCCATTCGTAGCTGCTCCCCGCATCATCTCCATTTCCACAAGGAGTCCCATCACACCTCACGACACAAGTCCAGGCCCAAAGTCCGCTACTGGacctcccctcctctcattTCCCCGATCCTCAACCCTAAGCTTGAGGACAATCACGAGGCTGAAGAACCGCTTCCCTCCTGCTCTTTTCTCCCCGCTATGGAACTAGATCCATCGTCGCCACTGCCCCGGGATGCTCACTCTGCTGACACTGAGAGAGTAGGTCTGGATACTATGGAACTTGTGAAAATGGACGAGGGTAAAGACAGCGGAATGGAAGGGAGGCTGGAGGACGAGgtggacgacgacgacgacgacaacaacaacaacggtgGAAGACCTTTGGAGCTACTGACCAGCTCTCGTATGGGCAATGTGTCAGCAACAGAAAGCTCtcagatgtttttctctcttctgaCAGAGGGAAGCAGCATACGCTATGATTCTAGCATGCAG GTGGACAGCGGCTACAACACAACCTCAGCAGGCACCGCCAGCCTTATTGATGGCCTCAGCTCTGACTGTCACAGCAAAGAGTCCTTCAGTTCAAACCTGGCAGAAGAAGGCTTCCAGATCACTCGACACACTAAAGTAAAG GTGTTTTATCCTCATCACTGA